Genomic DNA from Sphingomonas lacunae:
TGTCGAGATTGTCGCCGCTGCGCCGCGAGGTGATATTCAGGAATCGGCCCGAACCGATGATCGGGACCGGGTAATTGTGCAGCTGCGCAAACCCCGCATAACTGCGCGGCTCGGCAGGCCCCGGCACATTCGACAGGGTGAGATTGCCGGGAATCAGGCGTTTGCCGCCGACCATCCGATCAGCAAAAGCGGCGCGGCGATCGCGCGCGCCAAAGGGCTTTTCCGCGGCATCGAGCAAGGCTTCATCATGCGGGGAGCGGCGCATTTCCGCCGCCATTGATGCCTGAATAGCGCGCAGGCGCTCGATGGGATCGGCAAGGTTGGTGGCCAGATGCGGATGCAGGGCAACAATGCGATTACCAAAATCGCCATGCTCCGGACGGCGGTATGACCGCGCCGAATTGACGACGAGCGGCGCATCCGGGAGTTCGCCCCGGTCGCTCAGATAGGTGCGCAGCGCACTGCTCGCCAGCGTCAGGAAAATGTCGTTGACCGTCGCATCAAGCCGTTTGCCTACCGCTTTGACCCGCGCGACGGGCAGGCTGATGGTCGCGTATCGACGCTGGTTGGAGGTTGGACCAGACAGGGCAAACTCCGGGGTAGGGGTGCGCTCGCCGTTCAAAGGCTCAAGTGCGGCCAGCGCTGCCTTGCGATGCACGGATTGCTGCGCGCGCAGATCGGCCTCTGTCTCAAATCGTGCCTTGGCCTTTTCGAGCCACTGTTGGGGATCCGGCAAAACTGCATCAGCGCGACGCGGGCTTGCCGGAGGGGTGGCATCGCTGAGCAATCCCAGCACCGTCTGAAATCCGATCCCGTCGGCAACGCTGTGGTGCATTTTGAGATACAGGGCACTGCCCCCGCCCGCCAGACGTTCAAAGACATGCGCCGCGAAGGGCGGACCCGACAGATCAAGCCGCTGCATGTTGATATGGGCGACCGCTTCATAAAGCTCTGCCTCTTCCCATGCGCCGTTATGTCGCACAACGCTGACAAGGGTTTGGAGGTCGGCGCTGGCGATATCGGCCCATACATCGCTGTCATAGCCGTCAGGAGCCTGCAAAAGCCGCACGAGCAAAGGCGTTACCGGCAGCCGTTCGGCAAATTGGCGGCGAATGGCGTCGGCAAAGCCATGCTGCCGCTGTG
This window encodes:
- a CDS encoding wax ester/triacylglycerol synthase domain-containing protein, which produces MSALPSPLLAPGVRRLRPDDHFMILAETDASPMHVGALILLDVPTQRQHGFADAIRRQFAERLPVTPLLVRLLQAPDGYDSDVWADIASADLQTLVSVVRHNGAWEEAELYEAVAHINMQRLDLSGPPFAAHVFERLAGGGSALYLKMHHSVADGIGFQTVLGLLSDATPPASPRRADAVLPDPQQWLEKAKARFETEADLRAQQSVHRKAALAALEPLNGERTPTPEFALSGPTSNQRRYATISLPVARVKAVGKRLDATVNDIFLTLASSALRTYLSDRGELPDAPLVVNSARSYRRPEHGDFGNRIVALHPHLATNLADPIERLRAIQASMAAEMRRSPHDEALLDAAEKPFGARDRRAAFADRMVGGKRLIPGNLTLSNVPGPAEPRSYAGFAQLHNYPVPIIGSGRFLNITSRRSGDNLDMGVIADAEKVPDVGRIAALFRAALDELEART